CAATAGGAACAGGTAGTTTTGATTTTTGTGTTTTGCATCCTGGTTATTTTAAATACTACAATTGTTGTCTTTGATAAGTCTTCAGATAAAGCACTTATATAAAGTTATACAAAAATAAGTATTTTTACGTATAAATACTTATTTTGTGAATTTATTTTTTTATTTTTGAATCAAAATAAATAATGAACAGAATCGTACTGCAAAACAGTAACTAGTGAATAGTCATTAGTAATTAGTCTGAAGGCACAGATTTAGCAAGTTAAACTAATCACTATGGACTTAAGGAAACAATAAAAAACTATCCCATGAAAGAAGAAATGGCCATTTGTGATACCTGTGCAAACGAGAACTGTTTTATAAAAAAGCACCTGCATCTGGAGCAGATGAAGGAGTATATCTCAAAAAAACACAGTTTTGTCTGCAAAAAATCGCATCAGTTTATTATTGAAGGTGCTCCTCTTCAGGGACTTTATTTTATCTGTAAAGGTAAAGTAAAAACAGTAAAAACCGGGATTAACGGTCGTGAGCAGATTGTTCGGCTAACTAAAAACGGCGATACCATCGGATTTCGTGGTTTTGGAACCAGTAAACGATATCTTATTGGTGCTTATGCCCTGGAAGATACAGTTTTATGTAATTTCAGTAATGAAACTATGATGGATATCCTTAAAAATGTTCCGGAGTTTACGTATGCCCTGATGTTGTTTTATGCAGATGAATTAAACAAAAGTGAGAATAACATTCGAAAAATCGCCCACATGAATGTACGTGAACGTGTAATTGATTTGCTGTTGTACATTCACAAAAAATTTGGCCAGAATAATAATGGTTTGATTGAAATTGAATTATCCCGTAAGGAAATCGCCGACTTTGCCGGAACTACAGAGGAACAAGCTATACGCATACTTTCAAGCCTAAAAAAAGAAATCCTTATCAAAACTGTCGGTAAAAGAATCGGTCTATTATCTCCTTCTAAACTGCAATCCGAAATAATGGAACATAAGTATTTTTAAAAGAATACAGATTTCTGTTATTATTCATCATTTCTTCTTTATCACAAGCATATTTAAGCATTTCGGGTAAACACTTAGAAACAATTCTAAGTATATTTTTAAGTTATTTGGCTTTATAGGCTAAAAAAAACATGTCTCCAGATCTTTATTTTCATTTTCTCCAAACTATATTTTCTTTAAAATGCCATTCTTATCTCCAATGTAAGTAAATGCAATCCCTTATTTCACCTACATTGATTTGAAATTTATGCGATAACGCAGTAAATAAATTGACTTTAAAACGTTTTTTTTAGCTAAAAAAAGATGTTTCTATATGGTAAAAACATAATACTTAAGTATTAATACGTATGTAAGTTTGCTTCATACTAATCAAAAACAAATTATTATGTTTCAATTAACCAACTTTAAACCAATCACGCAGATTTCAAAAAAAGAGCGTTTTTTTAATAGAAAATTTTCAAAATCTATTTTATTAGCATTTGTCATTACATGCTTTTCTCAATATGAAGCTCAGGCACAGTTTACACTTACGGGTCAGGTAAGACCTCGTGTAGAAGTACGTGCAGGACAAGGGACTTTACAACAAGATGGCGACAAAGCAGCTATTTTTACAAGCCAAAGAACAAGATTATCTGCCGGATATTCAGGATATCGTTTTAAAATTTTTACCAGTTTACAAGATGTTCGCGTTTGGGGGCAGGATGCTTCATCAATCAACAGAACAACTACTGAGGCCAATAACGGAATTCTACTTCACGAGGCCTGGGCTGAAATTTCTTTAGTAGATACACTAAGTACTATTCAGAATTTATCTGTAAAAGCAGGGCGTCAGGAAATTTCTTATGATGATCAAAAAGTATTAGGAGGTTTGGATTGGTTACAGCAGGCGAGACGACACGATGCAATCATCCTGAAATATGCCAACAAAGGCTGGATTGCAGATATAGGGGCTGCCTTCAACCAAAATAAAGAATTAAATACCGGAACAATTTACAACGGAACAAACCCGGCTTATGGAGCAGGTACAAACGGAATCGGAACTATGTATAAATCATTTCAGTATGCTTACATCGGTAAAAAATTCTTTTTTGGTGATTTGTCTTTTCTCTTTTTTAAAGATGATTTTAATAAATACACCAACGTCACAGCAGGAACACCTCCTGTGACTACTAAAGTAAATAGCGAAGGCGTGTGGAGCAGAAACACGACCGGAGTTTACTATAACGTAAATGCAACCCGAAAATTAAATTTCATGGGAAGCTACTACTACCAAGGGGGGCATGATAAAGACGGAAGATCTTTAAATGCTAATTTATTTTCTATTACTTCAACGTATCAGATTGGAAGAAAATTATTTGTAGGTCCCGGAGTTGATTACTTATCCGGTGATGATGGTTCTAAAGCCGTTACTGCTGATTCTAAAAATAACCGCTTTGACCCATTGTACGGAACGCCGCATAAATTCTGGGGAAGCATGGATTACTTTTATGCTGCTAATGGATTCGGAAAGCAGGGCTTGCTGAATTACTTCTTTAAAATAAAATACAATGCCAAAGACAATCTGACTTTAGCTTTAGATGTACACGGATTTGAATCGGCAAATACATTATCTAATGGCGCAGGAGGAGAATTAGACTCTTATCTGGGAACCGAATTAGACTTAACAGTAAAATACAATTTAACCAAAATGATCAATATTGAAGGCGGGTATTCTATTATGAAAGCTACCAATTCAATGGCTTCTGCAGCAGTTAAAAATGTTGCCAATGCCGATTTGAATCCACAATT
The Flavobacterium flavigenum genome window above contains:
- a CDS encoding Crp/Fnr family transcriptional regulator, with protein sequence MKEEMAICDTCANENCFIKKHLHLEQMKEYISKKHSFVCKKSHQFIIEGAPLQGLYFICKGKVKTVKTGINGREQIVRLTKNGDTIGFRGFGTSKRYLIGAYALEDTVLCNFSNETMMDILKNVPEFTYALMLFYADELNKSENNIRKIAHMNVRERVIDLLLYIHKKFGQNNNGLIEIELSRKEIADFAGTTEEQAIRILSSLKKEILIKTVGKRIGLLSPSKLQSEIMEHKYF
- a CDS encoding alginate export family protein; protein product: MFQLTNFKPITQISKKERFFNRKFSKSILLAFVITCFSQYEAQAQFTLTGQVRPRVEVRAGQGTLQQDGDKAAIFTSQRTRLSAGYSGYRFKIFTSLQDVRVWGQDASSINRTTTEANNGILLHEAWAEISLVDTLSTIQNLSVKAGRQEISYDDQKVLGGLDWLQQARRHDAIILKYANKGWIADIGAAFNQNKELNTGTIYNGTNPAYGAGTNGIGTMYKSFQYAYIGKKFFFGDLSFLFFKDDFNKYTNVTAGTPPVTTKVNSEGVWSRNTTGVYYNVNATRKLNFMGSYYYQGGHDKDGRSLNANLFSITSTYQIGRKLFVGPGVDYLSGDDGSKAVTADSKNNRFDPLYGTPHKFWGSMDYFYAANGFGKQGLLNYFFKIKYNAKDNLTLALDVHGFESANTLSNGAGGELDSYLGTELDLTVKYNLTKMINIEGGYSIMKATNSMASAAVKNVANADLNPQFAYVMLNIKPNFLAKK